A genomic window from Streptomyces brevispora includes:
- a CDS encoding rhodanese-like domain-containing protein: MGIDELLERVRSGYERIGPDEARAAAAEGALLVDIRYAELRTRDGLIPGALVVERNELEWRLDPQGSHRAAEAVSHGLQVVVICNEGYASSLAVESLHRLGLYRATDLVGGFQAWRAAGLPVDA; this comes from the coding sequence GTGGGGATCGACGAACTGCTGGAGCGGGTCCGGTCCGGATACGAGAGGATCGGTCCCGATGAGGCCAGAGCGGCAGCCGCCGAGGGAGCCCTGCTCGTCGACATCCGCTACGCGGAGCTGCGCACGCGGGACGGGCTGATCCCGGGGGCGCTGGTCGTCGAGCGCAATGAGCTGGAGTGGCGGCTGGACCCGCAGGGAAGCCACCGCGCGGCGGAGGCGGTGAGCCACGGCCTCCAGGTCGTGGTGATCTGCAACGAGGGCTACGCGTCGAGCCTCGCCGTCGAGTCCCTGCACCGGCTCGGGCTGTACCGGGCAACCGATCTGGTCGGCGGCTTCCAGGCCTGGCGCGCGGCGGGGCTCCCTGTCGACGCGTGA
- a CDS encoding cysteine dioxygenase, translating into MTYGLSTARTLRTVPVSGSPSPVSVRTSASGPTAAELLDFLRRTAADTDLIASLPLDPEGRTWIRLDGPGGSEAWLIGWPPGTGTGWHDHADSIGAFLTASGTLKEHSLAARLPTDGWKTLELTENIDRSRELTAGQGKAFGRHHVHEVLNESATEHAVSVHAYHPPLPQIRRYSRTGAVLRLEQTENPEDWQ; encoded by the coding sequence ATGACGTACGGCCTGAGCACCGCGCGAACCCTCAGGACGGTCCCCGTGTCTGGCTCTCCCTCCCCTGTTTCCGTACGCACGTCCGCTTCCGGCCCGACGGCTGCGGAACTGCTCGACTTCCTCCGCCGTACCGCCGCGGACACCGACCTCATCGCCTCGCTGCCCCTCGATCCCGAGGGCCGGACATGGATCCGGCTCGACGGGCCCGGTGGCAGTGAGGCCTGGCTGATCGGCTGGCCGCCTGGCACCGGCACCGGCTGGCACGACCACGCCGACTCGATCGGTGCCTTCCTGACCGCGAGCGGCACACTCAAGGAACACTCACTCGCGGCGCGGCTGCCCACCGACGGGTGGAAGACCCTGGAGCTGACCGAGAACATCGACCGGTCACGGGAGTTGACTGCTGGTCAGGGCAAGGCCTTCGGCCGGCACCACGTGCACGAGGTGCTGAACGAGTCCGCCACGGAGCACGCCGTCTCCGTCCACGCCTACCATCCGCCACTGCCGCAGATCCGCCGCTACAGCCGCACCGGCGCGGTGCTCCGCCTGGAGCAGACCGAAAACCCGGAGGACTGGCAGTGA
- a CDS encoding putative leader peptide, which yields MTDTDVRLWRRVHMDLLRYAGCVCRPSC from the coding sequence ATGACCGACACCGATGTGCGCCTGTGGCGGAGGGTCCATATGGACCTGCTCCGCTATGCGGGCTGCGTGTGTCGCCCGTCCTGCTGA
- a CDS encoding FAD-dependent monooxygenase, with protein MDPVIIVGAGPVGLVLSLALAAQGVPSVLLDEDPGKDETRPARTVVLREDTAALVERLGCKTLQDEGLRWSGWRSMRRKQLVRELPLGEGSPLGDPPAAPVHVPQHALMRGLRDAVAAQDLVQTARLSRIDTLEQDPAGVTVHTREPGSTWWRGSYLVGCDGARSTVRKLLDIRFPGRTAVERHAVAALRTELPWPGEAVLHRLPPWRTGGAEVTARPLPDDVWRLDWLLPPRGELVTPDVLVSRVRDTLAGWCGETPPYELLDTGVYTLHHRLARRWRVKRAFLAGDAAHLLGALGTQGLDEGLRDAENLAWKLALAWHHGASDVLLDSYQAERRAAVASRLRAADQSLPILRGGGGLRTLVPGSARGHDSLLTDGHLGCGPLGAPPSYSLSPLAPPRAEAHVPVGTPPGAPVADVRVTAPDGTRVRLRERLGQGRLLLVLVAPGTGVWDRRHWVRAGVMPRLVEAVDALPVKGELLVAESYPGASAHTVLLVRPDGHLVESFGGVRPAELLAAAEAVRGGAARASERSDRTADIN; from the coding sequence GTGGACCCGGTGATCATCGTCGGTGCCGGGCCGGTCGGTCTGGTGCTGTCGCTCGCCCTCGCTGCGCAGGGTGTGCCCTCCGTACTCCTCGACGAGGACCCCGGCAAGGACGAGACGCGCCCGGCCCGCACGGTCGTGCTCCGCGAGGACACCGCAGCGCTGGTGGAGCGGCTCGGCTGCAAGACGCTCCAGGACGAGGGCCTTCGCTGGTCCGGCTGGCGGTCCATGCGGCGCAAGCAGCTGGTACGCGAACTGCCCCTCGGCGAAGGCTCCCCGCTGGGGGATCCGCCGGCCGCTCCCGTCCATGTGCCGCAGCACGCGCTGATGCGCGGGCTGCGGGACGCGGTGGCAGCGCAGGACCTCGTCCAGACGGCACGGCTCAGCCGGATCGACACGCTGGAGCAGGACCCGGCCGGGGTCACCGTGCACACCAGGGAGCCCGGTTCGACCTGGTGGCGCGGGAGTTACCTGGTCGGCTGCGACGGGGCGCGGTCCACCGTGCGCAAGCTCCTGGACATCAGGTTCCCCGGGCGTACGGCGGTGGAGCGGCATGCCGTCGCCGCACTGCGCACGGAGCTGCCCTGGCCGGGCGAGGCCGTGCTGCACCGGCTTCCGCCGTGGCGCACGGGTGGCGCCGAGGTGACCGCACGGCCGCTGCCGGACGACGTCTGGCGGCTGGACTGGCTGCTGCCGCCGCGTGGCGAGCTCGTGACTCCCGATGTCCTGGTCTCCCGGGTCCGGGACACCCTGGCGGGCTGGTGCGGCGAGACGCCCCCGTACGAGCTGCTGGACACCGGCGTCTACACACTGCACCACCGGCTCGCCCGGCGGTGGCGGGTGAAGCGGGCCTTCCTGGCCGGGGACGCCGCCCATCTGCTGGGCGCGCTCGGCACCCAGGGGCTGGACGAGGGGCTGCGGGACGCCGAGAACCTGGCCTGGAAACTGGCGCTGGCCTGGCATCACGGCGCGTCCGACGTACTCCTCGACAGCTACCAGGCCGAGCGCCGGGCCGCGGTCGCCTCGCGGCTGCGCGCCGCCGACCAGTCGCTGCCGATACTGCGGGGCGGCGGAGGGCTGCGGACCCTGGTCCCGGGGAGCGCACGGGGGCACGATTCGCTGCTCACCGACGGACATCTGGGATGTGGCCCCCTCGGTGCGCCCCCTTCCTACTCCCTGTCCCCCCTTGCGCCCCCACGCGCCGAGGCGCACGTCCCCGTTGGTACGCCCCCCGGTGCGCCGGTCGCCGATGTACGGGTGACCGCGCCGGACGGCACGCGCGTACGGCTCCGGGAACGGCTGGGGCAGGGGAGGCTGCTGCTGGTCCTGGTGGCCCCCGGTACCGGGGTGTGGGACCGGCGGCACTGGGTGCGGGCAGGGGTGATGCCCCGGCTGGTCGAGGCGGTGGACGCCCTGCCGGTGAAGGGTGAACTGCTGGTGGCCGAAAGCTATCCGGGGGCGTCCGCGCACACCGTGCTGCTGGTCAGACCGGACGGTCACCTCGTGGAGTCGTTCGGCGGGGTACGGCCCGCGGAACTCCTCGCGGCCGCGGAGGCGGTGCGCGGCGGCGCGGCCCGCGCCTCCGAACGCTCCGACCGCACCGCAGACATCAATTGA
- a CDS encoding amino acid ABC transporter permease, giving the protein MTSVLYDAQGPRAKRRNVLYTVLFVLGAAAVVWWVYDGLASKHQLDWIKWKPFLTSSQPWDTYIWPGLQNTLKAAFFALIIALPLGALFGIGRLSDHRWMRAPSGVVVEFFRAIPVLILMLIANQAYFEYTDLAPDTRLLYAVITGLVLYNASVLAEIVRAGILTLPSGQTDAAKAIGMRKGQTMVFVLLPQAVTAMLPAIVSQIVVIVKDTALGGAVLSFPELLASVRPMAANYGANTIACFTIIAVLYMALNFALTSFASWLERRLRRAKKSTGAVVGTGPGGDLETIGAPSLNIDDGRAT; this is encoded by the coding sequence ATGACCTCGGTCCTCTACGACGCACAGGGGCCGCGCGCCAAGCGTCGGAACGTCCTCTACACCGTCCTGTTCGTGCTGGGCGCGGCAGCCGTGGTGTGGTGGGTGTACGACGGTCTCGCCTCCAAGCACCAGCTCGACTGGATCAAGTGGAAGCCCTTTCTCACCAGCTCCCAGCCGTGGGATACGTACATCTGGCCCGGACTCCAGAACACGCTCAAGGCGGCGTTCTTCGCGCTGATCATCGCTCTGCCGCTGGGCGCACTGTTCGGGATAGGCCGGCTCTCGGACCACCGGTGGATGCGGGCGCCGTCGGGCGTGGTCGTGGAGTTCTTCCGCGCCATTCCGGTGCTGATCCTGATGCTCATCGCGAACCAGGCGTACTTCGAGTACACCGACCTCGCCCCGGACACCCGCCTGCTGTACGCCGTGATCACGGGGCTGGTGCTCTACAACGCCTCGGTGCTCGCCGAGATCGTGCGGGCCGGCATCCTGACGCTCCCGTCGGGGCAGACGGACGCGGCCAAGGCGATCGGCATGCGCAAGGGCCAGACCATGGTCTTCGTGCTGCTGCCGCAGGCGGTGACCGCCATGCTGCCCGCGATCGTCAGCCAGATCGTGGTGATCGTGAAGGACACCGCCCTCGGTGGCGCGGTGCTCAGCTTCCCGGAGCTGCTGGCCTCGGTCCGGCCGATGGCCGCGAACTACGGCGCGAACACCATCGCGTGCTTCACGATCATCGCCGTGCTCTACATGGCGCTGAACTTCGCCCTCACCTCGTTCGCGAGCTGGCTGGAGCGGCGGCTCCGGCGCGCGAAGAAGAGCACGGGCGCTGTCGTGGGCACCGGCCCCGGGGGCGACCTGGAGACGATCGGTGCGCCGTCGCTCAACATTGATGACGGACGCGCCACCTGA
- a CDS encoding amino acid ABC transporter permease: MFDFLDGYDLLGAFWVTVQLTVYSALGSLIWGTLLAGMKVSPVPLMRGFATGYVNVVRNIPLTVIILFASLGLFSTLGVKLGADGFTGINFRLAVLALSSYTAAFVCEALRSGINTVPVGQAEAARALGLSFTQVLRLIILPQAFRSVVNPLSNVLIALTKNTTVASAIGVAEASYLMKKMIENEAQLLLISAVFAFGFIVLTLPTGLILGWVSKKVAVKR; encoded by the coding sequence GTGTTCGACTTTCTTGATGGTTACGACCTGCTGGGGGCCTTCTGGGTGACGGTGCAGCTCACCGTCTACTCCGCCCTCGGCTCCCTCATATGGGGAACGCTGCTGGCCGGCATGAAGGTCAGCCCGGTCCCCCTGATGCGCGGTTTCGCGACCGGCTATGTGAACGTGGTCCGGAACATTCCGTTGACCGTGATCATTCTCTTCGCGTCGCTCGGCCTGTTCTCCACGCTCGGCGTCAAGCTCGGCGCCGACGGATTCACGGGGATCAACTTCCGGCTCGCGGTACTCGCTCTGAGCTCCTACACCGCCGCCTTCGTGTGCGAGGCCCTGCGGTCCGGCATCAACACGGTGCCGGTCGGTCAGGCCGAGGCCGCACGCGCCCTCGGCCTGAGCTTCACCCAGGTTCTGCGGCTGATCATCCTCCCGCAGGCCTTCCGCTCGGTCGTCAATCCGCTCTCCAACGTGCTGATCGCGCTGACGAAGAACACCACCGTCGCTTCCGCGATCGGGGTGGCGGAGGCCTCCTACCTGATGAAGAAGATGATCGAGAACGAAGCGCAGCTCCTTCTGATCTCGGCTGTCTTCGCATTCGGCTTCATCGTTCTGACCCTCCCGACCGGCCTCATCCTCGGCTGGGTGAGCAAGAAGGTAGCGGTGAAGCGATGA
- a CDS encoding glutamate ABC transporter substrate-binding protein, producing MQLRKVTAASAAVLALALTATACGSDDKKDDASGSSGGKKISIGIKIDQPGIGLKTPDGKFTGFDVDVATYVAKELGYDAKDINFKETKSADRETSIERGDVKFIAASYSINDERLQKVDFAGPYLLAHQDILVRADDNSIKAPEDLNNKKLCSVTGSTSAQNVHDKLAPKADLQEYGGYSECLTGLENEAVDALTTDDSILAGYASQDANKGKFKLAGFKMTNENYGIGLKKGDADLKKKINDALTKMVSDGSWEKAVKANFGPANYKNEPAPKIGNVVK from the coding sequence ATGCAGCTTCGTAAGGTCACCGCCGCCTCGGCCGCCGTGCTCGCCCTCGCCCTGACCGCCACCGCCTGTGGCTCCGACGACAAGAAGGACGACGCGTCCGGTTCGAGCGGCGGCAAGAAGATCTCGATCGGCATCAAGATCGACCAGCCGGGTATCGGGCTGAAGACTCCGGACGGCAAGTTCACCGGCTTCGACGTCGATGTCGCCACGTACGTCGCCAAGGAACTGGGCTACGACGCCAAGGACATCAACTTCAAGGAGACCAAGAGCGCCGACCGCGAGACGTCGATCGAGCGTGGTGACGTAAAGTTCATCGCCGCCTCCTACTCGATCAACGACGAGCGGCTGCAGAAGGTCGACTTCGCGGGTCCGTACCTCCTCGCCCACCAGGACATCCTGGTCCGCGCGGACGACAACTCCATCAAGGCGCCCGAGGACCTGAACAACAAGAAGCTCTGCTCGGTCACCGGCTCGACCTCGGCACAGAACGTCCACGACAAGCTGGCCCCGAAGGCGGACCTCCAGGAGTACGGCGGCTATTCGGAGTGCCTGACCGGCCTGGAGAACGAGGCCGTTGACGCCCTGACCACCGATGACAGCATCCTGGCCGGCTACGCCTCGCAGGACGCCAACAAGGGCAAGTTCAAGCTGGCCGGTTTCAAGATGACCAACGAGAACTACGGCATCGGCCTGAAGAAGGGCGACGCCGACCTCAAGAAGAAGATCAACGACGCGCTCACCAAGATGGTCTCGGACGGTTCGTGGGAGAAGGCCGTGAAGGCCAACTTCGGCCCGGCGAACTACAAGAACGAGCCCGCCCCGAAGATCGGCAACGTCGTCAAGTGA
- a CDS encoding amino acid ABC transporter ATP-binding protein: protein MSGVSVTKGAEDAAPAAGGDLVVLSNVNKHFGALHVLQDIDLTIARGEVVVVIGPSGSGKSTLCRTINRLETIDSGAISIDGKPLPQEGKELARLRADVGMVFQSFNLFAHKTVLENVMLGQLKVRKTEKKAAEDKARSLLDRVGVATQADKYPSQLSGGQQQRVAIARALAMDPKVMLFDEPTSALDPEMINEVLEVMQQLARDGMTMVVVTHEMGFARSAANRVVFMADGKIVEEAVPDQFFSNPRSDRAKDFLSKILHH from the coding sequence ATGAGCGGAGTTTCAGTGACGAAGGGCGCCGAGGACGCTGCACCCGCGGCCGGCGGCGACCTGGTCGTGCTGAGCAACGTCAACAAGCACTTCGGCGCGCTGCATGTGCTCCAGGACATCGACCTGACGATCGCCCGTGGCGAGGTCGTGGTCGTCATCGGGCCCTCGGGGTCCGGGAAGTCCACGCTGTGCCGCACGATCAACCGCTTGGAGACGATCGACTCGGGCGCGATCTCGATCGACGGGAAGCCCCTGCCCCAGGAGGGCAAGGAGCTGGCGCGGCTGCGTGCCGATGTCGGCATGGTCTTCCAGTCGTTCAATCTCTTCGCCCACAAGACGGTGCTGGAAAACGTGATGCTGGGCCAGCTCAAGGTCCGCAAGACGGAGAAGAAGGCGGCCGAGGACAAGGCGCGTTCGCTGCTCGACCGGGTGGGCGTGGCGACCCAGGCCGACAAGTACCCGTCCCAGCTCTCCGGCGGCCAGCAGCAACGTGTGGCGATCGCACGGGCGTTGGCGATGGACCCCAAGGTCATGCTTTTCGACGAGCCGACCTCCGCGCTCGACCCGGAGATGATCAACGAGGTGCTGGAGGTCATGCAGCAGCTCGCCCGTGACGGCATGACCATGGTCGTCGTCACCCATGAGATGGGTTTTGCCCGTTCTGCGGCGAACCGGGTTGTTTTCATGGCGGACGGGAAGATCGTCGAAGAGGCCGTGCCCGACCAGTTCTTCAGCAACCCGCGCAGTGACCGGGCCAAGGACTTCCTGTCGAAGATCCTTCACCACTGA
- a CDS encoding response regulator transcription factor gives MRLLLVEDDNHVAAALSAILGRHGFKVVHARSGEEALQALLPTDTEPFGVVLLDLGLPDQDGYEVCGKIRKRSAVPVIMVTARADVRSRIHGLNLGADDYVTKPYDTGELLARIHAVSRRKPAGEETGPTPVAALRLGHVHIELPTRRVSVDGSEVQLTRKEFDLLALLAQRPGVVFRREQIISEVWRTSWEGTGRTLEVHVASLRAKLRLPALIETVRGVGYRLVAPSA, from the coding sequence ATGAGACTGCTGCTCGTCGAGGACGACAACCACGTCGCCGCCGCCCTGTCCGCGATCCTCGGCCGGCACGGCTTCAAAGTGGTGCACGCCCGCAGTGGCGAGGAGGCCCTGCAGGCTCTCCTCCCCACGGATACGGAACCCTTCGGCGTCGTACTCCTCGATCTGGGGCTGCCCGACCAGGACGGCTACGAGGTGTGCGGGAAGATCCGCAAGCGGAGTGCCGTACCGGTGATCATGGTGACCGCACGGGCCGATGTCCGCTCGCGGATCCACGGACTGAACCTCGGCGCGGACGACTACGTGACCAAGCCGTACGACACCGGCGAGCTCCTCGCCCGTATCCACGCAGTCAGCCGGCGCAAGCCGGCCGGCGAGGAGACCGGGCCCACGCCCGTCGCGGCGCTGCGCCTGGGCCATGTGCACATCGAGCTGCCCACCCGGCGGGTCAGCGTCGACGGGAGCGAAGTCCAGCTCACCCGCAAGGAGTTCGATCTCCTCGCACTCCTCGCACAGCGGCCCGGTGTGGTGTTCCGCCGGGAGCAGATCATCAGCGAGGTCTGGCGCACGAGCTGGGAGGGGACCGGGCGCACGCTTGAGGTGCACGTCGCCTCCCTGCGTGCCAAGCTGCGCCTGCCCGCGCTGATCGAGACGGTGCGCGGGGTCGGCTACCGCCTCGTCGCCCCGTCCGCGTAG
- a CDS encoding sensor histidine kinase — protein MRTRLLPLLIVLMASVLLALGFPLAVSVAAAQQQGVVIDRIDDTARFAALAQFITERTHGYDERRRTLQAELDTYDSVYGIRAGVFYRDDSAMAKAPATWRLPVEGEGREAFNEALLGRRSHDPPQVWPWQQGRVVVASPVVRDGDVIAVVVLDSPTAQMRSGTLRGWLLIAAGEVVAMLVAVGAAIRLTGWVLLPVRTLDVAAHDIASGRMRSRVVASGGPPELRRLARSFNEMADNVEDVLEQQRAFVADASHQLRNPLAALMLRIELLALELPEGNEEIASVRTEGKRLGQVLDDLLDLALAEHAAADLQLTDIGALTAERVSSWRPMAEEKGVRLRADGAPAVTAWTDPIALSSALDAIIDNALKFTPADEEVRVTVASGSECVTVVVADRGPGLTEQELERVGDRFWRSSQHQNVRGSGLGLSISQALLAASRGSLAYERHEPHGLRVTVSVPRTGPHESPWESGRAVRA, from the coding sequence GTGCGCACCAGGCTGCTTCCGCTGCTCATCGTCCTCATGGCGAGTGTCCTGCTGGCGCTCGGCTTCCCGCTGGCCGTCAGTGTGGCCGCGGCGCAGCAGCAGGGTGTCGTGATCGACCGGATCGACGACACGGCACGCTTCGCCGCACTCGCCCAGTTCATCACCGAACGCACCCACGGCTACGACGAACGGCGGCGCACCCTCCAGGCCGAACTGGACACCTACGACTCCGTGTACGGCATCCGGGCGGGTGTCTTCTACCGCGACGACTCCGCGATGGCGAAGGCCCCCGCGACCTGGCGGCTGCCGGTCGAGGGCGAGGGCCGGGAGGCGTTCAACGAGGCACTGCTCGGCCGTCGCAGCCACGATCCGCCGCAGGTCTGGCCCTGGCAGCAGGGCAGGGTGGTCGTCGCCTCGCCCGTCGTACGGGACGGGGACGTGATCGCCGTCGTCGTCCTCGACTCACCCACCGCGCAGATGCGTTCCGGCACACTCCGCGGCTGGCTGTTGATCGCGGCTGGCGAGGTGGTCGCGATGCTGGTGGCCGTAGGCGCGGCGATCCGGCTCACCGGCTGGGTTTTGCTGCCGGTGCGGACCCTGGACGTGGCTGCCCATGACATCGCCAGCGGCCGGATGCGGTCCCGGGTGGTGGCATCCGGGGGTCCTCCGGAGCTCCGGCGGCTGGCCCGTTCGTTCAACGAGATGGCCGACAACGTCGAGGACGTGCTGGAGCAGCAGCGCGCGTTCGTCGCCGACGCCTCGCACCAGTTGCGCAATCCGCTGGCCGCGCTGATGCTGCGGATCGAACTGCTCGCCCTCGAACTCCCGGAGGGCAACGAGGAGATCGCCTCCGTGCGCACGGAGGGAAAGCGCCTCGGCCAGGTCCTCGACGACCTGCTCGACCTGGCGCTGGCCGAGCATGCCGCAGCCGATCTCCAGCTCACGGACATCGGCGCCCTCACCGCCGAACGTGTCTCGTCCTGGCGGCCGATGGCCGAGGAGAAGGGGGTACGTCTCAGAGCGGACGGCGCCCCCGCCGTCACCGCCTGGACGGACCCCATCGCCCTGTCCAGCGCACTCGACGCCATCATCGACAACGCGCTCAAGTTCACCCCCGCCGACGAGGAGGTCCGGGTCACGGTCGCCTCCGGCAGCGAGTGCGTCACGGTCGTCGTCGCGGACCGCGGACCGGGTCTCACCGAGCAGGAGCTGGAGCGCGTCGGAGACCGCTTCTGGCGCAGCTCCCAGCACCAGAACGTGCGGGGGTCCGGTCTGGGCCTCTCCATCTCGCAGGCGCTCCTGGCCGCGAGCCGCGGCTCCCTCGCCTACGAGCGGCACGAACCGCACGGGCTGCGGGTGACGGTGTCGGTGCCGCGCACCGGGCCGCACGAAAGCCCCTGGGAGAGCGGCCGGGCCGTCAGGGCTTGA
- a CDS encoding TAXI family TRAP transporter solute-binding subunit, with the protein MFPAAMTRIGRRRSLRAGAALVVVLGLLLWWLLPLGESAPSGTLSFSTGVRSGVYERYGERLKGALAKDLPDVSIQLQTSEGSQQNIARVATGKADFTIATTDAVATYLRDGKPGADRLRGCVRLYDDYIQLVVERSSEIRKVADLRGKKVAVGQPGSGVRLVADRLMTAAGLDPVNDVTAVPAGIDTMPELLEGGRLDAFFWSGGLPTTAVTDLSDRFPIRLVPLEDPLIKELQAAGGSTRYYRSAVMPADAYRNAQQGQAVPTVAVANVLVTTDRTDAAMTEAFTRTVIDSRDRIGREVHAAQLVDLRTAIYTDPLPLHEGAKRYYRSVKP; encoded by the coding sequence ATGTTCCCGGCGGCAATGACCCGAATCGGCCGGCGTCGCTCCCTTCGGGCGGGCGCCGCCCTCGTCGTCGTGCTCGGGCTGCTGCTGTGGTGGCTGCTTCCGCTCGGGGAATCGGCACCGAGCGGAACCCTGTCGTTCAGTACCGGTGTCCGCAGCGGCGTCTACGAGCGCTACGGCGAACGGCTGAAGGGCGCACTCGCCAAGGACCTGCCCGATGTGTCGATACAGCTGCAGACCAGCGAGGGATCTCAGCAGAACATCGCCCGGGTGGCGACGGGCAAGGCCGATTTCACCATCGCCACCACCGATGCCGTAGCCACCTATCTGCGGGACGGGAAGCCGGGCGCCGATCGGCTGCGTGGCTGTGTGCGGCTGTACGACGACTACATCCAGCTGGTCGTGGAGCGGAGCTCGGAGATCCGCAAGGTCGCTGACCTGCGCGGCAAGAAGGTCGCGGTCGGACAGCCGGGGTCGGGGGTGCGACTGGTCGCCGACCGGCTGATGACGGCAGCCGGACTGGACCCGGTCAACGACGTGACGGCGGTACCGGCGGGAATCGACACGATGCCGGAGCTGCTGGAGGGCGGCAGGCTCGACGCGTTCTTCTGGTCCGGCGGGCTGCCGACCACCGCGGTGACGGATCTCTCGGACCGGTTCCCGATCCGGCTGGTTCCGTTGGAGGACCCGCTGATCAAGGAGCTCCAGGCGGCGGGCGGCTCCACCCGCTACTACCGCTCGGCCGTGATGCCCGCCGACGCCTACCGCAACGCGCAGCAGGGCCAGGCCGTGCCCACCGTGGCCGTCGCCAATGTGCTGGTGACCACCGACCGTACGGACGCGGCGATGACCGAGGCGTTCACCCGGACCGTGATCGACAGCCGGGACCGCATCGGGCGCGAGGTGCACGCCGCGCAGCTGGTGGATCTGCGGACCGCGATCTACACGGATCCCCTGCCGCTGCACGAAGGGGCCAAGCGCTACTACCGCTCGGTCAAGCCCTGA
- the miaB gene encoding tRNA (N6-isopentenyl adenosine(37)-C2)-methylthiotransferase MiaB, protein MSSGNRSEAVDVRKSYEVRTYGCQMNVHDSERLSGLLEDAGYVRAPEGSDGDADVVVFNTCAVRENADNKLYGNLGRLAPMKTKRPGMQIAVGGCLAQKDRDTIVQRAPWVDVVFGTHNIGKLPVLLERARVQEEAQIEIAESLEAFPSTLPTRRESAYAAWVSISVGCNNTCTFCIVPALRGKEKDRRTGDILAEIEALVAEGVSEITLLGQNVNAYGSDIGDREAFSKLLRACGRIEGLERVRFTSPHPRDFTDDVIAAMAETPNVMPQLHMPMQSGSDTILKAMRRSYRQERFLGIIEKVRAAMPDAAISTDIIVGFPGETEEDFEQTMHAVREARFANAFTFQYSKRPGTPAADMEGQIPKEVVQERYMRLSVLQEEISWSENKKQVGRTLDVMVAEGEGRKDGATHRLSGRAPDNRLVHFTKPDQDVRPGDVVTVEISYAAPHHLLAEGVPVGVRRTRSGDAWEKRNATAAAKPAGVMLGLPGIGAPAPLPAASAPGCGCD, encoded by the coding sequence ATGAGCAGCGGCAACCGGAGCGAAGCAGTGGACGTCAGAAAAAGCTACGAGGTGCGTACCTACGGGTGCCAGATGAACGTCCACGACTCCGAGCGGCTGTCGGGGCTGCTTGAGGACGCCGGCTACGTACGGGCGCCCGAGGGCTCCGACGGGGATGCCGACGTCGTCGTCTTCAACACCTGTGCGGTGCGGGAGAACGCCGACAACAAGCTCTACGGCAACCTGGGCCGGCTCGCCCCGATGAAGACGAAGCGCCCCGGGATGCAGATCGCGGTCGGCGGCTGTCTCGCGCAGAAGGACCGCGACACCATCGTCCAGCGGGCTCCCTGGGTCGATGTCGTCTTCGGTACGCACAACATCGGCAAGCTGCCCGTGCTGCTGGAGCGCGCACGTGTCCAGGAGGAGGCGCAGATCGAGATCGCCGAATCCCTGGAGGCGTTCCCCTCGACGCTCCCCACCCGCCGCGAGTCCGCGTACGCGGCCTGGGTCTCCATCTCCGTCGGCTGCAACAACACCTGCACCTTCTGCATCGTCCCGGCGCTGCGCGGCAAGGAGAAGGACCGCCGGACCGGCGACATCCTGGCCGAGATCGAGGCACTGGTCGCCGAAGGCGTCTCCGAGATCACCCTGCTCGGCCAGAACGTGAACGCGTACGGCTCCGACATCGGCGACCGCGAGGCCTTCTCCAAGCTGCTGCGCGCCTGCGGGCGGATCGAGGGCCTGGAGCGGGTCCGCTTCACCTCGCCGCACCCGCGCGACTTCACGGACGACGTGATCGCCGCGATGGCCGAGACCCCCAACGTGATGCCGCAGCTGCACATGCCGATGCAGTCCGGGTCGGACACGATCCTCAAGGCGATGCGGCGCTCCTACCGGCAGGAACGCTTCCTCGGCATCATCGAGAAGGTGCGCGCCGCGATGCCCGACGCGGCGATTTCCACCGACATCATCGTCGGCTTCCCCGGTGAGACCGAGGAGGACTTCGAGCAGACCATGCACGCGGTCCGGGAGGCGCGCTTCGCCAACGCCTTCACCTTCCAGTACTCCAAGCGCCCCGGAACCCCGGCCGCCGACATGGAGGGACAGATCCCCAAGGAGGTCGTCCAGGAGCGGTACATGCGCCTGTCCGTCCTCCAGGAGGAGATCTCCTGGTCGGAGAACAAGAAGCAGGTCGGCCGCACCCTGGACGTCATGGTCGCTGAGGGCGAGGGCCGCAAGGACGGCGCGACCCACCGGCTGTCCGGCCGCGCCCCCGACAACCGCCTGGTCCACTTCACCAAGCCGGACCAGGACGTACGGCCCGGCGACGTGGTGACCGTCGAGATCAGCTACGCCGCCCCGCACCACCTGCTCGCCGAGGGCGTACCCGTCGGCGTGCGCCGGACCCGCTCGGGGGACGCCTGGGAGAAGCGCAACGCCACCGCGGCCGCCAAGCCCGCCGGCGTGATGCTGGGCCTGCCCGGGATCGGCGCTCCGGCACCGCTGCCCGCCGCCTCGGCCCCGGGCTGCGGCTGCGACTGA